One stretch of Apis cerana isolate GH-2021 linkage group LG8, AcerK_1.0, whole genome shotgun sequence DNA includes these proteins:
- the LOC107995308 gene encoding uncharacterized protein LOC107995308, which translates to MMLQNCSGGGSRCARRALIFVFAWGLVMIAAVQFRHVENNLRETPTAEDSTNELLIDDIYSRHETLNNHGSSSLGLSRYLLQRSSADSSFSNSGGSSLLTTLTTISNNSTRNPLDLEPLLDKRPAKTEEELIQEIEQRLPSLPLSYWNKNSKYSGNQGKIKGNNSCSNLKYPSIYDIEFNNVYWQTMRTSNGTFQLFGAFYDHRKLSRIGPAIRIVGMIDRIEPIVKTHCQLWYDGEREPKIVETLEYKYIWYPKWGNYKQGIYQPYVIACKIPQTHWLKGPPASVSMVEKPCETPSNNLRVIYNKPEYKKDFAVCVKGLDFLHEDLSVRLVEWIELITLLGADKIFFYQLQVHPNVTKILDYYQKLGKVHVTPLTLPGGQPNVPAFQHMYLTKKTNHKRQNELIPYNDCLYKHMYEYEYIALLDVDEVIMPVKDGTWQNLMKRVLTKAFKIRNETRASYNVRNVYFLDDLLHSHGYFKNIPKYMHMLQHVYRSKNFTKPNQYIKCFHNPERVVTLHNHFPLACLGAGCTSYPIETEDAQLQHYRADCVKSLRKTCVEYRENSVLDTTIWRYRDQLIERVTRTLETLGFFGPS; encoded by the exons ATGATGTTGCAGAACTGTAGCGGCGGTGGATCCAGGTGCGCCAGACGCGCTCTGATATTTGTATTTGCCTGGGGTCTGGTAATGATCGCAGCTGTACAATTCCGTCACGTGGAAAACAATCTTAGAGAGACACCAACGGCTGAGGATTCCACTAACGAATTGCTGATCGACGATATCTACAGTCGACATGAAACACTGAACAATCATGGATCTTCGAGTCTTGGTCTATCCAGATACCTGTTGCAAAGATCTTCAGCAGACTCCAGTTTCTCGAATTCTGGTGGTTCAAGCCTTCTAACCACTTTGACCACTATATCCAACAATTCGACCAGAAATCCTTTAGATTTAGAGCCACTATTAGACAAAAGACCTGCGAAAACAGAGGAAGaattaattcaagaaatagAACAAAGATTACCTAGTCTTCCTTTATCTTACTGGAACAAAAATAGCAAATATTCTGGTAATCAGGGGAAGATTAAAGGCAATAATAGTTgttccaatttaaaatatccctCTATCTATGatatagaattcaataatGTTTACTGGCAAACAATGAGGACCAGTAATGGTACCTTTCAATTATTTGGTGCTTTTTATGACCATAGAAAATTATCTAGAATAGGCCCAGCAATTAGAATTGTTGGAATGATTGATAGAATTGAACCTATTGTAAAAACTCACTGTCAGTTATGGTATGATGGGGAAAGGGAACCCAAGATTGTTGAAACTTtagaatacaaatatatttggtATCCTAAATGGGGCAACTATAAACAGGGAATTTATCAGCCTTATGTAATTGCCTGCAAAATCCCACAAACTCATTGGTTGAAGGGACCTCCAGCCTCAGTTTCCATGGTAGAAAAACCATGTGAAACTCCCAGCAATAATCTTAGAGTGATATACAATAAGcctgaatataaaaaagattttgctGTTTGTGTAAAAGGATTAGATTTTCTTCATGAAGATCTATCTGTCAGATTGGTTGAATGGATAGAGTTAATCACTCTATTAGGTGCAGACAAAATCTTCTTCTACCAGTTACAGGTTCATCCTAATGTGACCAAAATTCTGGATTATTATCAGAAGCTAGGTAAAGTTCATGTTACTCCATTAACTCTTCCTGGTGGACAACCTAATGTGCCTGCCTTCCAACATATGTATCTGACTAAAAAGACCAATCATAAGAGACAGAATGAACTGATTCCTTATAatgattgtttatataaacatatgtaTGAGTATGAATATATAGCTCTGTTAGATGTAGATGAAGTAATAATGCCAGTGAAAGATGGTACATGGCAGAATTTGATGAAAAGAGTATTGACAAAagcatttaaaattagaaatgagACAAGAGCCTCATATAATGTGAGAAACGTATATTTCCTAGATGATTTGCTGCATTCTcatggatattttaaaaatataccaaa GTATATGCACATGTTGCAGCATGTTTATCGCTCGAAGAACTTTACCAAACCTAATCAATACATCAAGTGCTTCCATAATCCGGAAAGGGTGGTAACTTTGCACAATCACTTTCCTTTAGCTTGTTTGGGCGCTGGATGCACCAGTTATCCTATAGAGACCGAAGATGCTCAACTTCAGCATTATCGGGCCGACTGCGTGAAATCGTTGAGAAAAACTTGCGTCGAGTATCGAGAAAACAGCGTGTTGGATACTACGATATGGCGATACAGAGACCAATTAATCGAAAGGGTCACCAGGACGTTGGAAACTCTTGGTTTTTTTGGACCAAGCTAG